A genomic window from Pecten maximus chromosome 4, xPecMax1.1, whole genome shotgun sequence includes:
- the LOC117325477 gene encoding histone-lysine N-methyltransferase, H3 lysine-79 specific-like isoform X4, protein MELKLHSPAGAEAVSYTWPLSNSDGKEGANEIIETIRWVSEDFPELETALDNNILQDYDVKSYESMKQLCDKYNRTIDSILQLWKGTSRPQKIKERPSTGLLKHILQQCYDHAVKDPERLNQYEPFSPEVYGETSFDLVDQMIKSINFSETDYFIDLGSGVGQVVLQVAAATSCKMCYGIEKAEYPAMYAEDMETQFKRWMKWYGKKFSNYQLDKGDFLCDEMVEKINNATVIFVNNFAFGPQVDHQLKLRFANMKEGAKIVSSKAFCPLNFRITDRNLSDIGAIMHITELSPLRGAVSWTGKPVTYFLHTIDRAMLEKYFLRMKNPKLKDDEDVRRDRRGRPIHLREKHTCCSGHGDSKPHEDLKNGALKKKIRALEINKNEMPALNVIKDHSYQAARNLDFDSASNASTATNVSATAEEVSQVLGGPTTRRQWSECLNKPVLEVVSPEHPPTFREESDENAVVVDIPKKVTRTRAAKTASKRLRNGQLRKETRSGRKRSNLGSRARANKNKEKEKVLGLDSLNLLHTHTLMSTAASPESNDKWNDRSMVSMSNAFFKPSTQAQTVSSLETEPALQRLLDLFRHQYNKFLTFMQTPEYKSNLLLQIDQEREKQSCLKSRVAYLEKQIYGLQKDSVGQLKARMSEIHFISQLGIDTDCPSDFLTKAKSIVQEHKELEGQMGTLKGQVASLEAEQRKLVEIQQQVLLEKTGGINGKKNGFHKSTMQENILKEINVSYAQKKNMIHKVQELEVNLSDVHQHKLAREDDDIKGDDSPSQDSGISLTPTVPPPQSPDEAATTDNMSGKPLGSYFQSTADKSQDQSSVSADTKHTKIVTGAMGGIRLMSSCNNSLDHKPLVKDSGSIGGSASSHENHSSVKSLPYVSSSSSSSSLSAPTCKSSEGYNPGALSIRILLEASGEQVRQRNRGEIASRLAGYKSGVVKDLNQDSVVKLENGRMKKETKPGQVIDQTVNTSQSLQLTDSNQGNVLMTHNKKVKLPNGVKSSPKGVALEANRPTLPVSIPLDHQQKEQLRQKILNRTGPSKHETGDVTSQVSKQSSKTEHDAGFYSPISRPSSRGSTTESADEPGCDATANHSFSPATASNSPRGPGFNSSRHRAESKPKTTGRTSVNNTFVDNTASQAKSNNPLHGRGQRVHTDQQKFNLAEALLQMSEVRNVNKPVSPRQPSTAPSVSPKCVDNSKSPKMRYTLESYQAVDRKRLKRKKVEMLGNESKKMALSSNVGNYAPSHGILDSMLGHTSGISSFSSPDSGKSTPLVQSPLFPTARPKHKSHLNLQNVSVKDSPSKNWQAQISSGFDALVALASSELDKNREIRRKSLEGQSPSPRKSSVMPSKQHISLRDSLRRESDKRRGPKTPPGSPPRNKRGPRTPPGSPHSQKKGIKSRRNNSYSSSRSRSCSLSRTSSQTRSSRSSSRSSSYSSSRSRSRSRSSSSSRSSGSGRHRNTKVNVKKASETINKSVVSHPVMNSSMKPVTQQYSGNNSTSVPKQPAPLASNAVTGTVMNSTNYCVLNNGTSFGGGMMLMTNNQLQTGTTTSGIPQQPMTNQMPIIPSSIPSNLVVLSFTPQNNGMNNQIIGGPTATLQTSSMNQPVPQAQIPNLSEQLKQCAKQPPPPPPNNDNTQKGLTLQPAAQNIHYTNAGPVFVSTAPNFSLPDLSRPPPNMALKPPNSSLPGGGSVVTNPTGQLQMCAGGAGQPATPVFTINHRPPSITPTPIRPRSDLPPRPMTTFNERPFTPGNAGNIPDFTRPPVNLQPRLPSPAKGPHPQQGPRPQQNQPANFRGPVQIRPAISNQTGPRLDASATRFQGYTTLQPNQQTSNIRLGLFTNQGGPRQQFTGGQQNWQM, encoded by the exons ATGGGTGTCGGAAGATTTCCCCGAGCTGGAGACAGCACTGGATAACAACATCCTACAGGACTATGATGTCAAGAG tTATGAAAGCATGAAACAGCTGTGTGACAAGTACAATAGAACCATTGACAGCATCCTCCAACTG TGGAAAGGGACATCACGCCCCCAGAAAATTAAGGAACGTCCATCAACAGGCCTGCTGAAGCATATCCTCCAACAGTGTTATGACCATGCTGTTAAAGATCCAGAAAGACTCAACCAGTATGAGCCGTTCTCTCCCGAG GTGTATGGAGAAACATCTTTTGATCTCGTTGACCAGATGATCAAATCTatcaacttctctgaaactgattACTTTATAGACCTCGGCAGTG GCGTTGGACAAGTTGTCCTACAGGTAGCAGCAGCAACATCCTGTAAGATGTGCTATGGTATTGAAAAAGCAGAATATCCGGCTATGTATGCAGAG GATATGGAGACACAGTTTAAGAGATGGATGAAATGGTATGGGAAAAAATTTAGTAATTACCAACTAGACAAAGGTGACTTCCTGTGTGACGAAATGGTCGAAAAAATCAACAATGCCAC tgtgatatttgTGAACAACTTTGCATTTGGACCTCAGGTAGACCATCAA CTAAAACTACGCTTTGCCAATATGAAAGAAGGAGCCAAAATTGTTTCTTCCAAAGCCTTCTGTCCACTCAACTTCCGCATTACTGACAGAAATCTCAGTG ATATTGGAGCAATAATGCATATCACAGAGTTGTCCCCCTTACGCGGTGCAGTCTCTTGGACAGGAAAACCAGTCACATATTTCCTACATACAATAGATCGCGCCATG ttggaGAAATACTTCCTGCGAATGAAAAATCCAAAATTGAAA GATGATGAAGATGTGCGGAGAGATCGTAGAGGGAGGCCAATTCATCTGCGAGAGAAACACACCTGCTGTTCTGGTCATGGTGACTCCAAA CCTCACGAGGACCTTAAAAATGGTGCTTTGAAGAAGAAGATTCGAGCTTTAGAGATCAACAAGAACGAAATGCCAGCACTGAATGTAATAAAGGATCACTCCTACCAGGCAGCACGTAACCTGGACTTTGACAGCGCCAGTAATGCGAGCACTGCTACGAATGTAAGTGCCACAGCTGAAGAGGTCTCTCAGGTTCTTGGTGGCCCCACAACACGACGACAGTGGTCCGAGTGTCTCAATAAACCAGTACTGGAAGTGGTCTCTCCTGAACACCCTCCCACCTTCCGCGAAGAAAGTGATGAAAAT GCTGTGGTGGTTGACATCCCAAAGAAAGTAACTAGAACCAGGGCAGCAAAAACTGCATCAAAGCGACTGAGAAACGGACAGTTGAGGAAAGAAACTCGCTCag GGAGAAAGAGATCCAATCTAGGAAGCCGTGCCAGAGCCAATAAAAACAAGGAAAAGGAGAAAGTTCTTGGACTGGATAGCCTTAATCTGCTACACACACACACGCTCATGTCGACAG CTGCATCTCCCGAGAGCAATGATAAGTGGAATGACAGAAGTATGGTCTCCATGTCAAATGCGTTCTTCAAGCCAAGTACTCAGGCCCAGACTGTATCATCACTGGAGACCGAACCAGCACTCCAACGTCTACTGG ATTTATTCAGACATCAATACAACAAGTTCCTAACATTCATGCAGACTCCAGAGTACAAATCCAACCTGTTACTCCAGATAGATCAAGAACGG GAGAAGCAGTCCTGTTTAAAGTCAAGAGTGGCATACCTAGAGAAGCAAATTTATGGCCTACAGAAAGATAGTGTTGGACAACTGAAGGCACGGATGAGTGAA ATCCACTTTATTTCCCAGCTTGGCATAGATACGGATTGTCCCTCTGATTTCCTCACCAAGGCCAAGTCAATAGTCCAAGAACACAAAGAACTGGAGGGTCAGATGGGAACTCTGAAAGGCCAGGTTGCTTCTTTAGAGGCAGAGCAACGCAAATTG GTGGAAATTCAACAGCAAGTTTTGCTGGAGAAGACTGGTGGAATAAATGGGAAAAAG AATGGATTCCACAAATCTACAATGCAAGagaatattttgaaagaaatcaATGTTTCCTATGCCCAAAAGAAGAACATGATTCACAAAGTACAGGAGCTGGAGGTAAACTTGTCTGATGTACACCAGCATAAGCTGGCCAGAGAGGACGATGATATTAAAGGTGATGACAGCCCATCTCAGGACTCTGGCATCAGCCTAACACCAACTGTTCCCCCTCCCCAGTCACCCGATGAGGCAGCTACAACCGACAATATGTCAGGGAAGCCTTTAGGCTCTTATTTTCAATCAACAGCTGACAAATCTCAGGACCAATCCAGCGTTTCAGCCGACACCAAGCATACGAAGATTGTTACTGGTGCTATGGGCGGCATCAGACTGATGTCGTCGTGTAACAACTCTCTCGATCACAAACCCTTAGTTAAAGACTCAGGTTCTATAGGAGGTAGTGCTAGTTCTCATGAAAACCATTCCAGTGTAAAATCATTGCCATATGtgtcatcatcgtcatcatcttCGTCATTATCAGCCCCAACATGTAAATCCAGTGAGGGATACAATCCTGGGGCACTGTCTATACGAATCCTTCTGGAGGCTAGCGGGGAGCAGGTGCGCCAACGAAATAGGGGTGAGATAGCTTCTAGACTAGCTGGATACAAGTCAGGTGTGGTCAAGGATCTTAATCAAGACTCGGTTGTGAAGTTAGAGAATGGGAGAATGAAGAAGGAGACCAAACCTGGTCAAGTGATCGACCAGACTGTTAATACATCACAGTCCTTACAATTAACGGACAGTAATCAGGGTAATGTGTTAATGACCCATAACAAGAAGGTCAAACTGCCAAATGGGGTCAAGTCATCTCCAAAAGGTGTAGCTCTGGAGGCGAATAGACCCACCCTCCCAGTCAGTATACCACTAGACCATCAACAGAAGGAACAGTTACGCCAGAAAATTCTCAATCGAACGGGACCCAGCAAACATGAGACAGGTGATGTGACAAGTCAGGTGTCAAAGCAGTCAAGTAAGACAGAGCATGATGCTGGGTTTTACTCGCCCATCAGTCGGCCCAGTAGCCGTGGCAGCACTACAGAGTCGGCGGATGAGCCCGGATGTGATGCCACTGCCAATCACTCATTCAGTCCTGCCACAGCCTCGAACAGTCCCCGAGGGCCAGGGTTCAACTCTTCAAGACACAGGGCCGAATCTAAACCCAAAACAACTGGTCGCACTTCTGTAAATAATACTTTTGTAGATAATACAGCCAGTCAGGCCAAGTCGAACAATCCATTGCATGGTAGAGGTCAAAGGGTGCACACTGATCAACAAAAATTTAACTTAGCAGAGGCTTTGCTTCAAATGTCAGAAGTTAGGAATGTCAACAAACCAGTATCCCCTCGACAGCCTTCCACAGCCCCTAGTGTATCGCCAAAGTGTGTAGACAATTCTAAGTCACCTAAAATGCGGTACACTCTGGAGAGCTATCAGGCTGTAGACAGGAAACGACTGAAACGGAAGAAAGTGGAAATGCTTGGAAATGAGAGTAAAAAGATGGCCTTGTCCTCAAATGTTGGGAATTATGCACCTTCTCATGGGATTTTGGACAGTATGTTGGGTCACACTTCAGGAATAAGTTCTTTCTCATCTCCTGACTCTGGGAAATCCACACCACTTGTACAGAGTCCATTGTTCCCAACAGCTCGGCCAAAACACAAAA GTCATTTAAATCTTCAAAATGTCAGTGTTAAAGATTCACCAAGTAAGAATTGGCAAGCTCAGATTAGCAGTGGTTTTGATGCCTTGGTTGCTTTAGCTTCATCCGAATTAGATAAAAATCGTGAAATTCGCAGGAAAAGTTTAGAAGGACAAAGTCCTAGTCCACGAAAATCTTCAGTGATGCCATCTAAGCAACATATCTCTCTAAGGGACTCATTGCGAAGGGAGAGTGATAAAAGGCGGGGTCCAAAAACCCCACCTGGGTCTCCACCCAGAAATAAACGTGGTCCAAGAACTCCTCCAGGATCCCCACATTCACAGAAAAAGGGAATCAAAAGTCGGAGAAATAATAGTTATAGTTCAAGTCGTAGCCGAAGTTGTAGTCTTTCCAGAACTTCTAGTCAAACACGGAGCAGCAGGAGCAGCTCCCGTAGTAGCAGTTACTCCAGCAGTAGAAGCAGGAGTCGATCTCGGAGCTCGTCATCGAGTCGGAGTTCTGGGAGTGGGCGCCACAGAAACACTAAAGTAAATGTGAAGAAGGCTAGTGAAACCATAAACAAATCCGTGGTATCTCACCCTGTGATGAACTCCAGCATGAAACCAGTGACCCAGCAATACTCAGGAAATAACAGTACAAGTGTGCCAAAACAGCCTGCACCTCTAGCTAGCAATGCTGTGACTGGCACAGTGATGAACAGTACAAACTATTGTGTTTTGAATAATGGTACCTCGTTTGGGGGAGGTATGATGCTGATGACCAACAACCAGCTTCAAACGGGTACCACCACATCTGGTATTCCACAGCAACCCATGACCAATCAAATGCCAATAATTCCTTCATCTATACCTAGTAATTTGGTTGTGTTGTCGTTCACTCCACAGAACAATGGGATGAACAATCAGATAATTGGGGGTCCTACAGCCACTCTTCAGACTAGTTCCATGAACCAACCTGTACCCCAGGCCCAGATACCTAATCTCTCTGAACAGTTAAAACAATGTGCTAAACAGCCTCCTCCACCCCCACCAAACAACGACAATACTCAGAAGGGATTGACCCTACAGCCAGCAGCACAAAATATCCACTACACAAATGCAGGGCCAGTGTTTGTTTCCACAGCTCCAAACTTCAGTCTGCCTGACCTCAGCAGACCACCGCCCAATATGGCCCTGAAGCCACCCAACTCAAGTCTTCCAGGGGGTGGGAGTGTGGTGACTAATCCAACAGGCCAGCTACAGATGTGTGCAGGTGGGGCAGGGCAGCCTGCCACGCCCGTCTTCACCATCAATCACCGTCCCCCTTCCATAACCCCCACTCCTATAAGGCCCCGATCTGATCTACCTCCCAGGCCAATGACCACATTCAATGAACGGCCTTTTACACCAGGCAATGCAGGCAATATACCCGACTTCACTCGACCACCAGTCAATCTGCAGCCAAGACTGCCTTCTCCTGCTAAAGGCCCACACCCACAGCAGGGACCCAGGCCGCAACAGAATCAACCAGCCAATTTCCGTGGGCCCGTACAAATCCGTCCAGCTATATCCAACCAAACTGGTCCTAGGTTAGATGCCTCAGCCACGAGGTTCCAGGGCTATACCACCCTACAGCCCAACCAGCAGACTAGCAACATCAGGCTGGGACTGTTTACTAACCAGGGTGGACCCAGGCAGCAGTTCACGGGTGGACAGCAAA ATTGGCAAATGTGA
- the LOC117325477 gene encoding histone-lysine N-methyltransferase, H3 lysine-79 specific-like isoform X2: protein MELKLHSPAGAEAVSYTWPLSNSDGKEGANEIIETIRWVSEDFPELETALDNNILQDYDVKSYESMKQLCDKYNRTIDSILQLWKGTSRPQKIKERPSTGLLKHILQQCYDHAVKDPERLNQYEPFSPEVYGETSFDLVDQMIKSINFSETDYFIDLGSGVGQVVLQVAAATSCKMCYGIEKAEYPAMYAEDMETQFKRWMKWYGKKFSNYQLDKGDFLCDEMVEKINNATVIFVNNFAFGPQVDHQLKLRFANMKEGAKIVSSKAFCPLNFRITDRNLSDIGTIMHVAELSPLSGAVSWTGKAFTYFVHTIDRTLLEKYFLRMKNPKLKDDEDVRRDRRGRPIHLREKHTCCSGHGDSKPHEDLKNGALKKKIRALEINKNEMPALNVIKDHSYQAARNLDFDSASNASTATNVSATAEEVSQVLGGPTTRRQWSECLNKPVLEVVSPEHPPTFREESDENAVVVDIPKKVTRTRAAKTASKRLRNGQLRKETRSVGEVSSTPPVAGRKRSNLGSRARANKNKEKEKVLGLDSLNLLHTHTLMSTAASPESNDKWNDRSMVSMSNAFFKPSTQAQTVSSLETEPALQRLLDLFRHQYNKFLTFMQTPEYKSNLLLQIDQEREKQSCLKSRVAYLEKQIYGLQKDSVGQLKARMSEIHFISQLGIDTDCPSDFLTKAKSIVQEHKELEGQMGTLKGQVASLEAEQRKLVEIQQQVLLEKTGGINGKKNGFHKSTMQENILKEINVSYAQKKNMIHKVQELEVNLSDVHQHKLAREDDDIKGDDSPSQDSGISLTPTVPPPQSPDEAATTDNMSGKPLGSYFQSTADKSQDQSSVSADTKHTKIVTGAMGGIRLMSSCNNSLDHKPLVKDSGSIGGSASSHENHSSVKSLPYVSSSSSSSSLSAPTCKSSEGYNPGALSIRILLEASGEQVRQRNRGEIASRLAGYKSGVVKDLNQDSVVKLENGRMKKETKPGQVIDQTVNTSQSLQLTDSNQGNVLMTHNKKVKLPNGVKSSPKGVALEANRPTLPVSIPLDHQQKEQLRQKILNRTGPSKHETGDVTSQVSKQSSKTEHDAGFYSPISRPSSRGSTTESADEPGCDATANHSFSPATASNSPRGPGFNSSRHRAESKPKTTGRTSVNNTFVDNTASQAKSNNPLHGRGQRVHTDQQKFNLAEALLQMSEVRNVNKPVSPRQPSTAPSVSPKCVDNSKSPKMRYTLESYQAVDRKRLKRKKVEMLGNESKKMALSSNVGNYAPSHGILDSMLGHTSGISSFSSPDSGKSTPLVQSPLFPTARPKHKSHLNLQNVSVKDSPSKNWQAQISSGFDALVALASSELDKNREIRRKSLEGQSPSPRKSSVMPSKQHISLRDSLRRESDKRRGPKTPPGSPPRNKRGPRTPPGSPHSQKKGIKSRRNNSYSSSRSRSCSLSRTSSQTRSSRSSSRSSSYSSSRSRSRSRSSSSSRSSGSGRHRNTKVNVKKASETINKSVVSHPVMNSSMKPVTQQYSGNNSTSVPKQPAPLASNAVTGTVMNSTNYCVLNNGTSFGGGMMLMTNNQLQTGTTTSGIPQQPMTNQMPIIPSSIPSNLVVLSFTPQNNGMNNQIIGGPTATLQTSSMNQPVPQAQIPNLSEQLKQCAKQPPPPPPNNDNTQKGLTLQPAAQNIHYTNAGPVFVSTAPNFSLPDLSRPPPNMALKPPNSSLPGGGSVVTNPTGQLQMCAGGAGQPATPVFTINHRPPSITPTPIRPRSDLPPRPMTTFNERPFTPGNAGNIPDFTRPPVNLQPRLPSPAKGPHPQQGPRPQQNQPANFRGPVQIRPAISNQTGPRLDASATRFQGYTTLQPNQQTSNIRLGLFTNQGGPRQQFTGGQQNWQM, encoded by the exons ATGGGTGTCGGAAGATTTCCCCGAGCTGGAGACAGCACTGGATAACAACATCCTACAGGACTATGATGTCAAGAG tTATGAAAGCATGAAACAGCTGTGTGACAAGTACAATAGAACCATTGACAGCATCCTCCAACTG TGGAAAGGGACATCACGCCCCCAGAAAATTAAGGAACGTCCATCAACAGGCCTGCTGAAGCATATCCTCCAACAGTGTTATGACCATGCTGTTAAAGATCCAGAAAGACTCAACCAGTATGAGCCGTTCTCTCCCGAG GTGTATGGAGAAACATCTTTTGATCTCGTTGACCAGATGATCAAATCTatcaacttctctgaaactgattACTTTATAGACCTCGGCAGTG GCGTTGGACAAGTTGTCCTACAGGTAGCAGCAGCAACATCCTGTAAGATGTGCTATGGTATTGAAAAAGCAGAATATCCGGCTATGTATGCAGAG GATATGGAGACACAGTTTAAGAGATGGATGAAATGGTATGGGAAAAAATTTAGTAATTACCAACTAGACAAAGGTGACTTCCTGTGTGACGAAATGGTCGAAAAAATCAACAATGCCAC tgtgatatttgTGAACAACTTTGCATTTGGACCTCAGGTAGACCATCAA CTAAAACTACGCTTTGCCAATATGAAAGAAGGAGCCAAAATTGTTTCTTCCAAAGCCTTCTGTCCACTCAACTTCCGCATTACTGACAGAAATCTCAGTG ATATTGGTACTATCATGCACGTTGCGGAACTGTCACCGCTAAGTGGTGCTGTCTCCTGGACGGGGAAAGCTTTCACCTACTTTGTGCACACAATAGATAGGACTCTG ttggaGAAATACTTCCTGCGAATGAAAAATCCAAAATTGAAA GATGATGAAGATGTGCGGAGAGATCGTAGAGGGAGGCCAATTCATCTGCGAGAGAAACACACCTGCTGTTCTGGTCATGGTGACTCCAAA CCTCACGAGGACCTTAAAAATGGTGCTTTGAAGAAGAAGATTCGAGCTTTAGAGATCAACAAGAACGAAATGCCAGCACTGAATGTAATAAAGGATCACTCCTACCAGGCAGCACGTAACCTGGACTTTGACAGCGCCAGTAATGCGAGCACTGCTACGAATGTAAGTGCCACAGCTGAAGAGGTCTCTCAGGTTCTTGGTGGCCCCACAACACGACGACAGTGGTCCGAGTGTCTCAATAAACCAGTACTGGAAGTGGTCTCTCCTGAACACCCTCCCACCTTCCGCGAAGAAAGTGATGAAAAT GCTGTGGTGGTTGACATCCCAAAGAAAGTAACTAGAACCAGGGCAGCAAAAACTGCATCAAAGCGACTGAGAAACGGACAGTTGAGGAAAGAAACTCGCTCag TTGGTGAAGTGAGCAGTACCCCTCCTGTGGCAG GGAGAAAGAGATCCAATCTAGGAAGCCGTGCCAGAGCCAATAAAAACAAGGAAAAGGAGAAAGTTCTTGGACTGGATAGCCTTAATCTGCTACACACACACACGCTCATGTCGACAG CTGCATCTCCCGAGAGCAATGATAAGTGGAATGACAGAAGTATGGTCTCCATGTCAAATGCGTTCTTCAAGCCAAGTACTCAGGCCCAGACTGTATCATCACTGGAGACCGAACCAGCACTCCAACGTCTACTGG ATTTATTCAGACATCAATACAACAAGTTCCTAACATTCATGCAGACTCCAGAGTACAAATCCAACCTGTTACTCCAGATAGATCAAGAACGG GAGAAGCAGTCCTGTTTAAAGTCAAGAGTGGCATACCTAGAGAAGCAAATTTATGGCCTACAGAAAGATAGTGTTGGACAACTGAAGGCACGGATGAGTGAA ATCCACTTTATTTCCCAGCTTGGCATAGATACGGATTGTCCCTCTGATTTCCTCACCAAGGCCAAGTCAATAGTCCAAGAACACAAAGAACTGGAGGGTCAGATGGGAACTCTGAAAGGCCAGGTTGCTTCTTTAGAGGCAGAGCAACGCAAATTG GTGGAAATTCAACAGCAAGTTTTGCTGGAGAAGACTGGTGGAATAAATGGGAAAAAG AATGGATTCCACAAATCTACAATGCAAGagaatattttgaaagaaatcaATGTTTCCTATGCCCAAAAGAAGAACATGATTCACAAAGTACAGGAGCTGGAGGTAAACTTGTCTGATGTACACCAGCATAAGCTGGCCAGAGAGGACGATGATATTAAAGGTGATGACAGCCCATCTCAGGACTCTGGCATCAGCCTAACACCAACTGTTCCCCCTCCCCAGTCACCCGATGAGGCAGCTACAACCGACAATATGTCAGGGAAGCCTTTAGGCTCTTATTTTCAATCAACAGCTGACAAATCTCAGGACCAATCCAGCGTTTCAGCCGACACCAAGCATACGAAGATTGTTACTGGTGCTATGGGCGGCATCAGACTGATGTCGTCGTGTAACAACTCTCTCGATCACAAACCCTTAGTTAAAGACTCAGGTTCTATAGGAGGTAGTGCTAGTTCTCATGAAAACCATTCCAGTGTAAAATCATTGCCATATGtgtcatcatcgtcatcatcttCGTCATTATCAGCCCCAACATGTAAATCCAGTGAGGGATACAATCCTGGGGCACTGTCTATACGAATCCTTCTGGAGGCTAGCGGGGAGCAGGTGCGCCAACGAAATAGGGGTGAGATAGCTTCTAGACTAGCTGGATACAAGTCAGGTGTGGTCAAGGATCTTAATCAAGACTCGGTTGTGAAGTTAGAGAATGGGAGAATGAAGAAGGAGACCAAACCTGGTCAAGTGATCGACCAGACTGTTAATACATCACAGTCCTTACAATTAACGGACAGTAATCAGGGTAATGTGTTAATGACCCATAACAAGAAGGTCAAACTGCCAAATGGGGTCAAGTCATCTCCAAAAGGTGTAGCTCTGGAGGCGAATAGACCCACCCTCCCAGTCAGTATACCACTAGACCATCAACAGAAGGAACAGTTACGCCAGAAAATTCTCAATCGAACGGGACCCAGCAAACATGAGACAGGTGATGTGACAAGTCAGGTGTCAAAGCAGTCAAGTAAGACAGAGCATGATGCTGGGTTTTACTCGCCCATCAGTCGGCCCAGTAGCCGTGGCAGCACTACAGAGTCGGCGGATGAGCCCGGATGTGATGCCACTGCCAATCACTCATTCAGTCCTGCCACAGCCTCGAACAGTCCCCGAGGGCCAGGGTTCAACTCTTCAAGACACAGGGCCGAATCTAAACCCAAAACAACTGGTCGCACTTCTGTAAATAATACTTTTGTAGATAATACAGCCAGTCAGGCCAAGTCGAACAATCCATTGCATGGTAGAGGTCAAAGGGTGCACACTGATCAACAAAAATTTAACTTAGCAGAGGCTTTGCTTCAAATGTCAGAAGTTAGGAATGTCAACAAACCAGTATCCCCTCGACAGCCTTCCACAGCCCCTAGTGTATCGCCAAAGTGTGTAGACAATTCTAAGTCACCTAAAATGCGGTACACTCTGGAGAGCTATCAGGCTGTAGACAGGAAACGACTGAAACGGAAGAAAGTGGAAATGCTTGGAAATGAGAGTAAAAAGATGGCCTTGTCCTCAAATGTTGGGAATTATGCACCTTCTCATGGGATTTTGGACAGTATGTTGGGTCACACTTCAGGAATAAGTTCTTTCTCATCTCCTGACTCTGGGAAATCCACACCACTTGTACAGAGTCCATTGTTCCCAACAGCTCGGCCAAAACACAAAA GTCATTTAAATCTTCAAAATGTCAGTGTTAAAGATTCACCAAGTAAGAATTGGCAAGCTCAGATTAGCAGTGGTTTTGATGCCTTGGTTGCTTTAGCTTCATCCGAATTAGATAAAAATCGTGAAATTCGCAGGAAAAGTTTAGAAGGACAAAGTCCTAGTCCACGAAAATCTTCAGTGATGCCATCTAAGCAACATATCTCTCTAAGGGACTCATTGCGAAGGGAGAGTGATAAAAGGCGGGGTCCAAAAACCCCACCTGGGTCTCCACCCAGAAATAAACGTGGTCCAAGAACTCCTCCAGGATCCCCACATTCACAGAAAAAGGGAATCAAAAGTCGGAGAAATAATAGTTATAGTTCAAGTCGTAGCCGAAGTTGTAGTCTTTCCAGAACTTCTAGTCAAACACGGAGCAGCAGGAGCAGCTCCCGTAGTAGCAGTTACTCCAGCAGTAGAAGCAGGAGTCGATCTCGGAGCTCGTCATCGAGTCGGAGTTCTGGGAGTGGGCGCCACAGAAACACTAAAGTAAATGTGAAGAAGGCTAGTGAAACCATAAACAAATCCGTGGTATCTCACCCTGTGATGAACTCCAGCATGAAACCAGTGACCCAGCAATACTCAGGAAATAACAGTACAAGTGTGCCAAAACAGCCTGCACCTCTAGCTAGCAATGCTGTGACTGGCACAGTGATGAACAGTACAAACTATTGTGTTTTGAATAATGGTACCTCGTTTGGGGGAGGTATGATGCTGATGACCAACAACCAGCTTCAAACGGGTACCACCACATCTGGTATTCCACAGCAACCCATGACCAATCAAATGCCAATAATTCCTTCATCTATACCTAGTAATTTGGTTGTGTTGTCGTTCACTCCACAGAACAATGGGATGAACAATCAGATAATTGGGGGTCCTACAGCCACTCTTCAGACTAGTTCCATGAACCAACCTGTACCCCAGGCCCAGATACCTAATCTCTCTGAACAGTTAAAACAATGTGCTAAACAGCCTCCTCCACCCCCACCAAACAACGACAATACTCAGAAGGGATTGACCCTACAGCCAGCAGCACAAAATATCCACTACACAAATGCAGGGCCAGTGTTTGTTTCCACAGCTCCAAACTTCAGTCTGCCTGACCTCAGCAGACCACCGCCCAATATGGCCCTGAAGCCACCCAACTCAAGTCTTCCAGGGGGTGGGAGTGTGGTGACTAATCCAACAGGCCAGCTACAGATGTGTGCAGGTGGGGCAGGGCAGCCTGCCACGCCCGTCTTCACCATCAATCACCGTCCCCCTTCCATAACCCCCACTCCTATAAGGCCCCGATCTGATCTACCTCCCAGGCCAATGACCACATTCAATGAACGGCCTTTTACACCAGGCAATGCAGGCAATATACCCGACTTCACTCGACCACCAGTCAATCTGCAGCCAAGACTGCCTTCTCCTGCTAAAGGCCCACACCCACAGCAGGGACCCAGGCCGCAACAGAATCAACCAGCCAATTTCCGTGGGCCCGTACAAATCCGTCCAGCTATATCCAACCAAACTGGTCCTAGGTTAGATGCCTCAGCCACGAGGTTCCAGGGCTATACCACCCTACAGCCCAACCAGCAGACTAGCAACATCAGGCTGGGACTGTTTACTAACCAGGGTGGACCCAGGCAGCAGTTCACGGGTGGACAGCAAA ATTGGCAAATGTGA